From Mesorhizobium sp. Pch-S:
TTTCGCGCCGGCGGAACTCGACCATGCACTGGAAGTCTACCGCACGCGATTCGAACCTTCGCAACAGCTCGACAAGCCGCGTGTCATGCTCGGCATCAACGTGATCGTGGCACCGACCGACGCGGAAGCGCGGCTGCTGTTCACATCGCTGCAGCAGGCCTTCGTGAACCTGCGCAGCGGGCGGCCAGGCCGACTGCCGCCACCGGTCGAGAATTTCGACCGTGATCTCGATCCGGTTGCGCGCACCATGCTGAACCAGGCGCTGTCCTGTGCAGTGGTCGGCTCGCCAGAAACGGTTAAGCAAGGCGTCGAGGCCTTCATCGCGCGCACCGGCGCCGACGAGTTGATGGTGACGGCGCAGGTCTTCGACCACGCCGCGCGCGTACGTTCCTTCGAGATGCTGGCCGACATCCATCGTGGCATGTCGAAGGCTGCCTAGGGCAAGGGCTGTGCGCTATTTGACCGCCTGCACCAGTTCCGCATCGGGATAGCAGGTCGCGGCGCGGCCATTTTTCGCCTGCCACTCGCCGATCGAGCGCCGGGTCTTGAACCCTGGCAGGCCATCGGCACTGCCGACGTCGTAGCCCTTCTTTTCGAGAACCCGCTGCAAGGCGGCGATGTCCGATCGATATAGTCCGCCCACCGCGCCCCATTCCGCCGAAAAGCGGTGGTCTCCGCGCGCGATGCGATCGGCACCAAGGCCGATGAACAGCGCGTAGAGGTCGGAGGTGTTGTATTCCTTGAGCACATAGAAGTTCGGCGTCACCAGGAATGCCGGACCATGCCGCCCAGCCGGCATCATCAGGAATGCCTCGGCTGCATTTTCGCCGGATGGGAACGGCTTGCCGTCAACCCGCCTGACGCCGAGCTTGCTCCACGCGGAGACCGGCTTGCCGCGGTCCGGCCCTTCCAGCGAGCAGGATAGCGTGTCGGGCGCGGTGACTTCGTAGCCCCAGCCGCGCCCTTTCACCCAGCCGTAATGGACCAGATAATTGGCGATCGATCCCATGACGTCCGGTACCGAATTCCAGATATCGGTCTTGCCGTCGCCGTCGAAATCGACTGCGTGCTTGAGGAACGAGGTCGGCATGAACTGCGGTTGCCCGAGCGCGCCAGCCCAGGAGGATTTCATCGCTCCGACCGGAGCAAGGCCACGCTGGACAATCTCGAGCGCTGCCAGCAATTCCTGGCGGAACATATCCTTGCGCGTTGCCAGGAAGGCCTTGGTGCCGAGCACCTCGAAGGCATCGTAAGGAATCTTCGCCGTACCGAAGCCGCTTTCGCGGCCCCAGATCGCCAGAACCACCGAGCCCGGCACGCCGTAGCGCTTCTCGATCTGGCGCAGCGTTGCGGCGTATTGTCCGGCGCGGGCGCGGCCGCCATTGGAAACCGCTGCCACGATCTTCTCGGCAAAATAGGCGCCGGGCGAACCGAACTCGGCCTGGTGTTGTTTCTTCGGCGTCTTCGGCTTTTCCCCCGGCAGCACCAGATCGGGCAGCTTGAGATTGGGCCTCACGCCGTCGAAGGCGGCGCTGAACGTGGCCTGCGAAATGCCTTTCGACTTGGCCTCGGGCCAGAGATCGTTCTGCAGCCAAGTCCGAAACTGATCATCGATGGTCGCGGCGGAAGCGGAACCCGCGAAGCTCGCAACAAGGGCAGCAAGCAAAAATAGCGCCTTCAACGAGGAGAGCAGAAAGCGGCCAGAGAAGCGATCCATTCCGTCTCCTCGAGAAATCTCTTAGAAGGTCGTGCGCGACTTCAGCGCCGCCGCCAGCGTGCCTTCGTCGAGATAGTCGAGTTCACCACCGACCGGAACGCCATGCGCGAGCCTTGTCACTTTCACGTCGAAGCTGGAGAGCTGGTCGGTAAGGTAGTGTGCCGTCGTCTGCCCCTCGACCGTGGCATTGACCGCGAGGATGACTTCCTTGACCGTGCCGGCAGCGACGCGATCCACAAGCGAGCGGATGTTCAACTGGTCGGGACCGATGCCGTCCAGCGGCGACAGCGTACCCCCGAGCACATGGTAGCGGACATTCATGGCTGCCGCCCGCTCCAGCGCCCAGAGATCGGAAACGTCTTCGACGACGATCAGCGTGGCATCATCACGGCGCGGGTCAGTGCAGATCATGCAGGGATCCGCGGTGTCGACATTGCCGCAGGTCGAACAGATGCGCACCTTCTCGACCGCCTCGCCCATGGCATTGGCCAAGGGTGCCAGCAGCTGATCCTTTTTCTTGATGAGGTGCAGGGCCGCGCGGCGCGCCGAACGCGGGCCCAGGCCTGGCACCTTGGCCAGAAGCTGGATCAGGCGTTCGATTTCAGGGCCGGCGATTCGCTTGGACATCGCACCGATGTAGGATTTTTCCAGCCACTTTGGAACCGAGCTGCCGCTGGTTCAGGTGCTGCTCCGGACAGAAGCCGCCGGCTGCAAGCCGCATACGGCTCAGGCTGCGAGGCAAATCACTGCAGCGGCCGGCTTTCGGAGACGATCAACGCGCCGATGGCATCGGTGTTTTCCGGCGTCGACTGGAACGACATCACGACGTCAGGCTCGGATGTCGTCGCCGAGGCCAGAACGGGCTGCGGCCTTTCGCTTGGCACCGCCGAAGCGGTCTTGAACGGAAGCTGAGCCGGTTCGGCCGAGGCCACCATCACCGGTGCGACGGCCATGGCGGGCGCCGGCTTCGTCGAAACAAAGGCCGTCGTCGGGATCGTGGCAGCCGAGGCGACGGCAACGGTCTCAACCGGAGCAATCGGCGCCGCCGAAGCCATCATGGTGGCGCCTTCTTCCGGCAGCGGCTGCCAGTTGCGGCCTCGCTTCTCGTAGAAGGCGTTGCCGCCAGCGACCAGCACGTAGTGCATGTTCTTGTATGGGAACTTGAGGCCGGCCGTATGGAAGAACATCGAGTTCTTGGCCTTGGTCGAGCGTTCGCCCTTGAGCACCGCCTCGGCGGCATCCATGACATCAGGCAAGGCCTTGGAGTTCATGCGACGGGTCATCACGCCCGGTGCGAACTGGCCAGGCTGACCAACAACGCTGCAGATGTTGTCGCCATACTTGCCCGAGCGCAGGCGGTTCATCACCACCGTGCCGACGGCGACCATGCCGTCGCGGCTGGAGCGATTCGATTCGAAGAACATCGCACGCGCCAGGCATTCCTTGTCGCGGCTGGTGTAGCGGTAAGCGCCGACCTTGGAGCTGGGGGCAACGGAATCGGAGAGCTTGGCAACGGACAGGCCGTGACTGCCGGTGGTCTGGCTGCAGGCAGCCAGGAAGAGCGGGCCCAGGACAACCGTCCCGAGGGCGATCAGCTTTTTCCAACGCGTGGCGATCAACAAACGTCCCTCATTCTTGCTGCCGCCTTGTCCCCAGGATATGCGGCAAGAATGAGACACTTTCAGGCAAAAAGATGGCCAAAGCCTTACTTTGCCGAACAAGGTGAACAATTCGTGGATTTAACGAAGTCGTTACCGAGTGGTTAAACGCAGGATATAACGCAATATTTCATCCTGTAACAAAAACGGAGCAAGAGAAACGCGACCGATATTCTAAGTGATTTCTCTTGCTGCCTTTGGAAATACTTATTCTTTCAAATTAAAACGGCAACTTCATGCCGGGCGGCAGAGGCAAGCCGGCAGTCAAAGCCTTGGTTTTTTCCTGCATGATCTGTTCGACCTTGACCTTGGCATCGTTGTGGGCGGCCAGAATAAGGTCTTCCAGGATTTCGACCTCGTCTTCCTTGAAGAGGGATGGATCGATCTTCAGCACCTTCATCTCGAACTTGCCGGTCAGCGTCACATTGACCAGCCCGCCGCCGGCCTGGCCGGTAGCTTCGAGATTCGCGATCTCCTCCTGCATGGACTGGAACTTGGCTTGCATTTCCTTTGCCTTGCCCATCAGGCCGAGCAGATCTTTCATCGTCTGGTCCTTCTCAAAAATCGATGTCGCATCCGAAGCCGGTTCTATCGGCTGGTCGGCATCTTCGCTTTCTTCATTCGGTGCATCGGGAATGCGCACGTCGATGATCTTCGCGCCGGGAAAACGGGCGAGAATGGCCGCAACCGCCGGATCGGCGCGCGCATCCGAGAAGGCTATCTCGCGACGCGTCGTCTCGACCTCGGCCATCGTCTGGCCGCCCTCTTCCTTCGACAATGACACCAGCCAGCTGCGGCCCGTCCAGGCGCGCAACTTCGAGGTCATCTCGTTGAGCAGCATCTTCGGCGCGTCTTCGGTCAACGTCACATCGATGCGACCCGGCTCGAAGCTCACCGGGCGAACGTAGCGCTTGATCTGGACCTTGAAGGCGATGTCGCGATTCTGATCCGCGAGAGCGATGATGTCGGCCAAGGATTTGACCGGTACCGACTGCTGCTCCTGTGCCGGTTCCGGGGCCGGCACGAAGGCGGGAGACTGGACCGGTTCGACCAGACGCATGGTCTGTCCGCCGCCGGGCGTGACCGGCATGCGGACCGAGGCGGTGGCCATGGCTGCGCCGCCATTTCCACCGCCAGCAGGGGCGCCATTCGCACGCACCGCTGCGCCAGGCGCCGGCTGCCCGTTTTCCAGCGACTTCAGCGCTTCATCGAGCGTCGGCAGGTCGGCTGCATGGGCGAGCCGGATCAATACCATCTCGGCAGCGCTGACCGGGCGGTTGGAACTTTGCACTTCCGGAATGCCCTTGAGCAGCATCTGCCAGGCACGGGACAGTACCCGTACAGACAGGGTGCGCGAGAACTCGAGGCCGCGTGTCCGTTCATCCTCGCTGAGCGCTGCATCGTCAGCCGCACCCGGCACGAAACGCAGGCGTGTGACGAGATGAGTGAATTCGGCCAGGTCGGTCAGGACGGCAGCGGGATCGGCGCCGACATCGTAGAGAGCCCGGAGGCCCTGCAGTGCCGAGGCGATATCGCCTCTCATGATGTGTTCGAACAGATCGACGATGCGGGCTCGGTCGGCGAGACCGAGCATGGCGCGCACGGCTTCCGCGGTGACATTGCCGGCGCTGTGCGCGATGGCCTGATCGAAGATCGACTGGGCATCGCGCATCGAGCCTTCGGCAGCGCGAGCGACCATGGCAAGCGCGTCGTCTTCAGCCTCGATCTGTTCGAGGCCGGCGATCCGCTTCAGATCCGCCTTGATCATGGCAGCATCGATACGACGAAGGTCAAAGCGCTGACAGCGCGACAGCACCGTGATCGGAACCTTGCGGATCTCGGTGGTGGCGAAGATGAACTTCACATGCGGCGGCGGCTCTTCAAGCGTCTTGAGCAGGCCGTTGAAGGCCTGCGTGGACAGCATGTGCACCTCGTCGATGATGTAGACCTTGTAACGCGCGGAGACAGGCGCGTAGCGGACACGGTCGATGATGTCGCGGATATCATCGATGCCGGTGTGCGAGGCAGCGTCCATCTCGATGACATCGACGTGGCGGCCTTCCATGATCGCCTGGCAATGCTCGCCCGGCACGGAAAGATCGACGGAAGGGCGGTCAATCTCGGCAGTCTTGTAGTTGAGCGCTCGCGCCAGAATGCGCGCAGTGGTTGTCTTGCCAACACCGCGTACGCCGGTCAGCATCCACGCCTGCGCGACACGTCCGGTGGAAAAGGCGTTGGTGAGCGTCCGCACCATCGGCTCCTGGCCGATCAGTTCGGAGAAATTCGACGGGCGGTATTTGCGCGCCAGCACGCGATAACCGCCACGGGCCTTTTCCGGTGCGGGATTGTTTCCGGCTTCGCTCATCCGCCCTGACTGCTCCCTGGAGCCTGTTTCCGCAAATAAGTTTCGCCCGCCAAGCTGCGCGCCATCAATGTTCGCGACAGAAGGACCGCGGGAGAAGAGCGAAGAGGCGGGAGGCTGGAACAATGACCCGTTCCGGGCTCGTTAGGGCTGCTTCCTTCCGGACCTGACCCGGTTGGCGAGTGGATCGTCCACCACCAACCTCCCAACCCCCATATCGGCAATTTGACGCCAGAATGCAAGGGTCAAGCAATGGCGCGCAACAGCCATCGCTTGTTGGGGCAGACCGAATGAAGGGCTTGCGACGAAACCGGCGCCGTTTTAGCCTCCTGCCAAATCTCTGGGGGAATGCCGATGCTGCCTGGCCTCAAGGCCGGATTTTCGCTGGACGCCCGGTTGGAGGCAGACAGCGAACAATTGCTGTGGCTCGGCCTGTGCGAACTGCGCATCATGAACGATAGCCGCTGGCCCTGGCTGATCCTGGTGCCACAGCGGCCCGGCATCGAAGAATTGCACGACCTGACCCCGCTGGACCAGGCGATGCTGACCTTCGAGACCAACATGGTCGGGCAGGCGCTGAAGCAAGCCACCGGCTGCACCAAGATCAACACTGCCGCCCTCGGCAACATCGTGCGCCAGCTGCATGTCCATGTCATCGCCCGCAACGAAGGCGACACGGCCTGGCCGGGGCCGGTCTGGGGCCAGGGACCGCGCGAGCCCTACAAACGTTCCGATCTCTACCGGTTTGCCGAACTGATCAAGGCGGCGCTATAAATCGCCGACAAATCCGCCGAGCCCCTGAGTCTCCCCATGACCTTTCGCCTGTTCGACGCGCCGTTGCGCGAGCCCAGCCAATTCGTCGGCTTTGCCGGCAACCGCATCGACCGTCAGTCCGAGAACCGCTCCGACGATTGCGTGGAAATCGCGCTCAAGGATCCTGCAGCGCGCATCCTGCCGATGCGCGACGGCCGCCTCTACCTGAAGCTGAAGGACAATGGCGCCTTTGATCCCTGGTTCGACCTGGCCGAGAGTGACGGCG
This genomic window contains:
- a CDS encoding lytic murein transglycosylase, giving the protein MDRFSGRFLLSSLKALFLLAALVASFAGSASAATIDDQFRTWLQNDLWPEAKSKGISQATFSAAFDGVRPNLKLPDLVLPGEKPKTPKKQHQAEFGSPGAYFAEKIVAAVSNGGRARAGQYAATLRQIEKRYGVPGSVVLAIWGRESGFGTAKIPYDAFEVLGTKAFLATRKDMFRQELLAALEIVQRGLAPVGAMKSSWAGALGQPQFMPTSFLKHAVDFDGDGKTDIWNSVPDVMGSIANYLVHYGWVKGRGWGYEVTAPDTLSCSLEGPDRGKPVSAWSKLGVRRVDGKPFPSGENAAEAFLMMPAGRHGPAFLVTPNFYVLKEYNTSDLYALFIGLGADRIARGDHRFSAEWGAVGGLYRSDIAALQRVLEKKGYDVGSADGLPGFKTRRSIGEWQAKNGRAATCYPDAELVQAVK
- the recR gene encoding recombination mediator RecR → MSKRIAGPEIERLIQLLAKVPGLGPRSARRAALHLIKKKDQLLAPLANAMGEAVEKVRICSTCGNVDTADPCMICTDPRRDDATLIVVEDVSDLWALERAAAMNVRYHVLGGTLSPLDGIGPDQLNIRSLVDRVAAGTVKEVILAVNATVEGQTTAHYLTDQLSSFDVKVTRLAHGVPVGGELDYLDEGTLAAALKSRTTF
- a CDS encoding cell wall hydrolase, producing the protein MIATRWKKLIALGTVVLGPLFLAACSQTTGSHGLSVAKLSDSVAPSSKVGAYRYTSRDKECLARAMFFESNRSSRDGMVAVGTVVMNRLRSGKYGDNICSVVGQPGQFAPGVMTRRMNSKALPDVMDAAEAVLKGERSTKAKNSMFFHTAGLKFPYKNMHYVLVAGGNAFYEKRGRNWQPLPEEGATMMASAAPIAPVETVAVASAATIPTTAFVSTKPAPAMAVAPVMVASAEPAQLPFKTASAVPSERPQPVLASATTSEPDVVMSFQSTPENTDAIGALIVSESRPLQ
- a CDS encoding YbaB/EbfC family nucleoid-associated protein — translated: MKDLLGLMGKAKEMQAKFQSMQEEIANLEATGQAGGGLVNVTLTGKFEMKVLKIDPSLFKEDEVEILEDLILAAHNDAKVKVEQIMQEKTKALTAGLPLPPGMKLPF
- a CDS encoding HIT family protein, with protein sequence MLPGLKAGFSLDARLEADSEQLLWLGLCELRIMNDSRWPWLILVPQRPGIEELHDLTPLDQAMLTFETNMVGQALKQATGCTKINTAALGNIVRQLHVHVIARNEGDTAWPGPVWGQGPREPYKRSDLYRFAELIKAAL